The DNA segment TCATGTCAAAACGAAGCCAGGGCTATGATTTGTGGTAATGCCTTTTCCCAATGCTAATGCATTTCGGCACTTTTTGCATTAGTGAGTGGTCAAGTGACAAAATAAGTGGCATTAGCATtgaaaaaggcatcgctacaaaatattGGCCCAGCTGTTGACAACAGGGGAACTCTGGGCTGCTGCTATGCCTTGGAGTTCATGCAAAGAGAAGCAGCTCCGATGACGACTGTCATGCTTATGCTATCAGGTTTGTCAAAGGGATTTCGCTGTGCACCGATGCATCAAAGCTGGATGTTGCCACTTGTTAAAGCCTGGTTTGAATGTTCATAGTGGTGCCACAGGTGCACACTGCTTCAAGATTGAAATGAGTAAAGCATTTGGCGGGGGAGTCATGTCTCTCGCTTGGATTGCGTACACCCTATGCATATGACCAAGTGACCAACCAAACACACTTCTAGTTTTCTGCACGCTGGCAGGCACAAATGCCATGTTTCTCCATCTATCTGTTCACTCCTGCTCTGTAGTATGGAGCATGTAAGGAACACCAAAAAAAAAGCCTACCTTCCAATCCTGTAGTACACAAGAAAGTGGGCCACCAAGGTGGCCACAAGTGCTGTGAGGATGCTGAGGCCAAAGCCGCCTTGTGTGCGGTCGCACAGCCACCAGAGGCTCACTGACAGCAGCACCAGAGACAGTGCTGGTTGCCAGTCACTCTGCAGCTCAATTTTCTGTGGACAGCTCAGTCAAGGACAAACAGCTGCGGCTCAAGGCTTGGCTCACAGCAACAATACTTCTTTACTAAGTTGCAAGCTAAAAAGCTGTGCTTGTACATAACTGTTTTCAGCCACTGCATTTCACCAGCCTTTAAATATTTTTTCTGTATGAATGCCTCAGTTCGCACTAGTTGCGGCTTCCATAGTATGCACTAACTATCCTACAAAAAGTTTGTTTTAAACCCATTTATTTGGCCGCAACATTAACTGCAGCCAAGAAGCACAACAACCTTATTGCAGCAGATGGTGGGCTAGTTGAAAGAGCTGGAATGCCTTAGGAGGAGTCTTCTTTATCACATCTGTACGAATTCCTGTGACAATATGAAAGCACAGCGATGCTTCATAGCAGCAAGGGGCATTGACATAGTATGTTTTTCGGCTCATTTACACAATACACTCATTTATGCAAAAATAATGTCAGTGGCAGGTGTACCAGCCAACGAATCATTGTCCACTGCATATTTGCACATGATGAAAATCATACCGTCAAGAATGGCTATTCTGAAATAAGGCCACTGGTGGTTCACATCAACTGAAAAAGGCTTTTGTAAAACTTGCCAAGAAATCTGCCAGCTGGTGTATAAAAAAATGGTTTTGCACATTACAATGTGCCAATTAAATTAAAGCATACCTTGACCTCAATGGCAATAGAAGTGATTTGGGTATTAGCTCTGTTTCTGTGAAGATTCCACCTGGTCAATAGGTAAAGTTACGATGTGTCAAGGTATCGCACTTGTCCCGCCTTAGCTCTTGGCAATGACCGACTACTAAATCATGAATTTCGGTAACTATGTATGCCATTTACTAAGGCTTGCCAAGATGTATGCAGATAAGAGCACATGATGCACAGCTGAACACTTCTAACAAGCTAACAATATACCCCTGTCAAATGGCAAGCAAACGCATGCACAAACATTTTTTAAGGATACAGCACTGGCTTGATTGATCCCCACGAATAGCGCGACGCACTTCATGACATCAGACCAGTGGTGGGGAATAGTTTCCTCGCCGAGCTTGTGGTCCAGGCACGGATACAGCAAGCCCACTGAGACTGGAAGCAGAGTTCATAACACGTAAGAGTCTGTAAACACTGCAAAGTTTCTGACTTCATATAACAGGCGCTGTAATACGCGCAGGCACAAAATagcggccgcgcaaattgaaatCAAGTGGTCACAGTTGTGCATATTCTTTGCTAAAGCTCTCCAAGCACGGCAATTTCGAACAAAATTGGAATAGGAGCTTGTTCGTAGAATACGCAATTACTGGGCCATCTGTGCGCCAAGAATAGAAAAACTATTTTTGCCCCCATTTATTTGCGGTAACGCATACGCGCAGGATgtgatcataataataataatcagtccAAACAGTTGACTACATATTGCGCTGCCGATATAGGTAACTAGGTTAAGCAACGCAGGGCctacgaattaaaaaaaataaaaataaaacgggGGGATTGGCTCACCAGCAGCTGTGCCACATATGGCGGGGACCCACCACGGCGAAGACATGAACACAGATCCGATGAGATTGCGCTCGAACGCCGAGAGGCGGTACTGTATTTGAAAGAAGTCCAGCATCATGCTGAAGAAAACCCCGACGCAGAAGAGAAACGAAACCCTCCACAGGAGACTTCTCGTAGCCGTCATCGTTGTTCGAAGAACGTTCGCAGCCGTTCACACACAACCAAGACAGAGAGGCTCCTGCGCGCTTCCAACGATATGTGGCATCCCACTGCTGCGCGAGACAAGTCCTTCGGAGCCGGATCTCGGTGACGTAACAGATCTGAGCGTTCACCTCTGTCGAGTGGCGCGATTGACAAGTCACACGCCTGACAATGGGTCAGCAGGCTGCCGAGTCCCGACGCGCGAGATGCACCGAGCGTTCAGGGGCCGCGCGGATGATGCCCCTTCGTCGTCGGCCGCGGGTTCGTAGTATATCAGTTACCTTTGGCCGGGAAACTCCGCACGCGCGATCTCGGGTGCAACTCTACGTCGTCTTTATCGCGCAGGCGACGCCTCGACGAGCACGTTTCTCAGGCCGTATCATTGTTTATGTTTCACTTTTACCCTCTGGTGACGAAGGGAACGCAAAAACAGACGATAGACTGCGCCCAATCAGCGCTTAGGGCTATGCTCGTGCGATGCCGCGTCCAATGGGAGCGCGGTCATCCAACACATGACCGACTTCGGTGTCGCACCATCAGCGCCGGTTCCGTTTTCCGGCCTTGCTCCGCTGGCCCGTTCGTCCACCTGccactatttttttcttttattcgtgcgGAGCATTGACATCGAGTGCTGAGTTGTCATATACGAAGTACTTGCCCTTTGGGTGTTTCGACTGTACGCCTTTGTCTTGGAACTACTCACAAGCTGAAGGCCGAGTTTCTCAACCGATCTTTTTGTTAATCTGTGGCGCCCTCAACGACAAATATCATTGTTATCAATACGAAGCGATGTTGGCGCCCTGAGGGGCGTTTGCATTGGCCGGGAGATTTGCGACTCTGACGAGTTGATCCATGTTTATAAAATCTAGATCGTTATTGTAATAAAGTCAAATCTCCCTCGCCCTGTTCATCCGTTGCACACCATGGATTCTGCACTCGTGAAGGTAACCAGAGCTTGACGCTTAGTCGAAATAATTCTGCCTATAGTTTCGTCTTGGTTATCCTAATCACTTCCTGTGGTTAATTTGCAGTGGCTTGCTATACTTTGCTCCAGTATGTTTAACACTGATGTGCTCGCGAATAAAGCAAATGCACCAAACGATTGCCTTCGTCATTATTTTGCTTCTTGTTCAATGCAGACTCAAGGCGATCAAAACGACAAGATGCAAGAAATTAGTGAGCTGCTTGTTGCGGCCGGTTACTTTCGTGCTCGAATTAAAGGAATATCGTCTTTCGATAAGGTAATAAACTGTTCTTCATTCAAGCGCCCGTTGTTATGCTTTTCCAACCGTACTGCCCTTCAGCTACTCGTTCACTGCGTGTGTAGATTGTCGGTGGCATGGCATGGGCCATAGAAGTCTGCGCTGTGGACATCGATGTCGACCTTCCATTTAATGAGAACCTCAGCATCGGTCAAAAGATGTAGGTGAAGCTCCTTTAGTAGTTTGGTAACGTGATGATTCTCGACTCCTGTCATAGGTACACTTTGTCTTTGACAGATCACTGACCGAGAAGATTGTGCGAGTGCTGCTTCGGATGAAATGTCCGCATAGGATCGAACCCCATCAGATACAGGGCTCGGACTTCGATCATATATTTCCCGTGATTCAAGTGAGTTGTTGCAATATGATAAACGTGTGCTTTTCATTTCTATATGTAGCAGCGAGAGCTGTAGGCACAAGTCGCCGGGAAGATGGGATATGACGGCTGTTCATATCTCAACCAGCCATCACAGCTAGATTAATCAAGTTAGTGTGCCCGGCCAATCACCAAATATCAACTGCACAAAATTCGCCCGTTTGCATTTCAGCATTATGTGGCGACGATCGCGCACACTGCACATCACCTGTCGTGCACACAGGCAAAAAGTGAAAATTATGCAATGTAGAGCAATTAAAAAGTTTCTCAAACTGGACGCGTGTGGTACAAAAATACAAACACATTGCTAAAGATTCAGTCATTGAGAGTCTTCATTTTCATTGAAATTGTAGTGCTGGGAGGTACACTGCCAAGCTGTTTATGCTGGGAAAATGTAATATGGACATGCATGTTAACCACAGAACTTCCTCTTTTTCTTGCTGTGTTAATTTGAGCCGCGCATGTCTAACCCACTTATAAATCCACTTATGTATATGCTGCACTTGTGGTTTGAGACGCATCCTAAGTATGTAAAGTGATAACTAGGGAGTACCATGCACATATTTCATTCAGCCCGTACGACATGCATGCCCATATATCATCGTGCCTCGTAAGTCAATTTATCATCATTGAATGCATGCTGAACTGGCACATTGCTTTGAATAAACCACTCAGCAACTCGCAACACAATAACCATTGCAAAGCTTCAAAATTTCAGTGCATTCACCAGTCTGTGTAAAATGTAATGCATTGCGCTAATAGTGGTAAAGGATTTCGGTATGTGAGAGGATGCAAGAAAAATGAACTTTTTGCAGCATCTGTGGAATgggaaagcacacacacacacacacacacacatatatactgCATTGCCTACCTGCACAAACTCAGACTGCGACTTAGAATTCCAAGCTACATGCTCCAGCTTTGAAGGAAATTGGATTTTTTTAATGTCACCTGCATGCCATGAGCTTTTGCAGATGGTACTACACATCTGCGAAGAAAACTACACAAGATAATGCTGTTAACAACTTTCCTCGTCCTCCGTACACAAGTGTGCATTCTTGTAATCTGAAATATGCACCTTCTCTTCCTCCATTTCTCTTCCTTTAGTGGCTTGTGAAAAAGGCCATTGAAACAAAGGCAGAAACTGAGGACATTCACCGCGAGTATGCTGTCTACCTGTTCAATAAGACTCATGGCTCTGTCGTAAGTACCTTGCTTCTCCTGCCTATCAAAATTTGTGGTGGTGGTCTTGGGTTGTAGCAGCAGGCTCAGCTTTGGCCTGGCGACTGAAACTGGCAAATGTACCGACTCTCACAGTGCCACTAGGGCATGTTGCCACAAGTACATTAGTACTAACTAAAGTGATAAGGGGTCATATTATATTATCGATTTGTTTCAGTTTCCATTATTTTTACTCTTTGTCACTAGACACTGCCATGCTGCCATTAATAAACACAAGGTCAGCCAATTCATGTGACATAttagaagaagaaaggaaaggaaaatggaATGGGAATTGATACAAAGTGTAGTCTTGGTTACCTTGATTCTTATGGGATATATTGTGCATGTTCATAGGTGCGGTGTTGCTATCTCGGAGGTGCTCTTGTTTGCAAAATGCTGCAATGTAGCTTTGTGCTGGTCATACAAGTATGCTTGCTTTGCTTTATTTTGGCCTGTTCATGTTTAAGTTTGGGCTACATCTGTCTGTAGCTGCTAGCCTATATTCCTCCACTACATCATACCTCCTGCCATCCTGTCTTGGTGTCGGGAATATCTGCTTGCTTTACTATTGGCCCGCATATTCATATGAGGCCTAAtagcttcattctttttttttttctgcaaggatACATCTGGCAAGGATACATCTGGCAGGGTGCAGTCTGCCGCTGCCTTTTCGAATGCATATGGTATTCTACAGGTAAGTTTGTGCTCTCAGCTGCAGGGTGTCTAATCAGCTGATTGTGCACCTCTGCACGAAAACTTGTTTGAAGAACTTTGCACTCTCTtttttctgtgaaagcagtgGTGGATGGCAGTGGTTGTGTTCTTCGAAAAGAAGCCAAACTACCTATTTTGTTCATGTTTTCATAACACCTTGTAAAGGTTTTGGGCCATGTTGCACAGCGTATCTGATGCAGGGTAATGCAATAATTTGTCCTTGTTACTTACTGTTTTTTGAAATATTGTTTTAAAGGAGCGGTACCGCCCGCGGCGTCGCTACCGCCACCATGCTCGGCACACACTGAAGACAGAAGCTGCCCAGGTTCAGGCCACTTTACTTGAGTATGGCTCTGTTGCGCATCGAATGAAGGGGCCTGAGGGCGACCAGTCCCAGCAGGTGTGTATGAAATATACCAtgccacatttatttatttttttgcttgggGACAAGTAGTGCAGTTTCACCACTGCAGGTGGATTACTTGAAAAGGCAGGCATaaattgttaagaaaaaataGCATTGTTcagttaaaggggtcctgaaccacctctcaggcttggtgaaataacatagtccgcgggtagcatacgctgctgtaaacatctcagccaagttttgctgttgcAAGTGGTGCATGGAGCTTGCAAGTGGATcttgaagtcacctttctctcaaacgctctcttttaaaAATAAGGTCCTGTCCTCACTTACTTCTAGGCACACTATTTCATCATccgacgcactatttcgtcatttcCTTAGACGGCTGTTATTGGCCgttagctgacatcaagctgcggtcagGTCGGCTACGTAGCATAGATACCACAACTGCCGCGGGGTGCCACCACGAGTttactggctaagcgcactgcggcccGCTGAgaacaaccgcgtttggcttacgtttagcacaCCGTacgcaccaaaggcggaagtcatggcatctacgttaacatccaaaatgaaatttgagccGAGCACCacagtgacatttagaaggcggagcattgtggTCATGCCCCACTacgccatagccttcgcagtgcaaggcattggaaaAAGAATGGGAGCACAGCAAaggctgtgtttgattgccaataaatccacttttgctgaatgcattgaagtactttttgtgacaggatatttctgaaatagcctattttcacttcatatgcctttctccacttcaataaagagtagttcagggcccttttaagtaaacaaaatttcactgtatTTTTAATCATTTACATTAAGAGACATGTGGCAATCATGGAATTGAAACAAGGCACTAATGTAGTCGTGTTCATTTAGCCGAAGTCTTAATGATAATGCTCGTTGCAAGGTATTCATCCCTAAAACTCATTACATTACACTTTGTCTGATATTTACATAATTACGCATCCAGCCTTGCTTGCACATCTAGCCTTGCATTATTTTCTAATTCAAACAAataatttgacagaaaaaaaaattaagatacACTTCAAGCTCATGATTGATATGACCACTTTCTGAAACAGCAATCCGTGTCCACCAAGAGCAAATAAACTCTTGCATGCTTTAAGATGTCAAAGCATGTGTTCTTCATTAGCAAAGACCAGAATGAATTTTTGACAGCAGTCTTGTTTCTCTTTGATATAGGCAATCAAAAGGCAGGAGTGAACTTGAGTGAATTTCGGTATGTTTAACATGTTCATTTATGAAACTCAATCATTATGGTTTTGCAGGAATCTGAGGTGATTCTGAGCAACATGGCTCCTCTTGCTTCTGCAGAGGTGAGTGCTCGTCAAGCATGCAAATGTCTGTAATGTCCCAATATCTTAGTGGCCTTAGCAATCTGCTGCTGACCATAAGGTCGTGGGTGCGATTCCTTGTTGTACCCACCATCACCatagtggcttagcggctgtgatgttgcgctgctaagcacgagattgtGGAATCGAAATccggctgcggcggccacatttcgatggtggcgaaatgcaaaaacgcccacgtACAGTGCATtggggcacattaaagaaccccgagtggtaaaattaatccgtagcctccccactatggcgtgcctcataatcagattgttcttttggcacgtaaaaccccggaatttaatttaaattttttaattCGTTGTCATGGCAGATGCATTCCTTGGGGGCAGGATGCGAAAATGCCTGTGTACCGCACCTTGGCTGCACATTAACACGTTCACTGGGACGTGGATCATGGGCAGGTGACAGCAGTTATACCCTCTGTGCGACTCTGCCGGGCTCTCTTGCATGCACAAGCAACGCCTTTGATGGAAACCAGCGGAAAGGAAAAATTCTTGTTGCTTTTAATCTGATGTGTAGTGGCACCATCTCTCTGCACCTTGAGAGGCTTTCAAAGGAGCACAACTTCCGGGTGTCTCACCGGTAGGTCACGACACACTAGAAGAATATGACAAGTGACCCACTGCTGGGCATCACGAACATGAAATGAAACTTCAAGAAGTGCTATTGCAGTGAAGGTGTTAAAAGAATTTGTCTTgctcaaaattaattcagagtccACAGCTATAAGCATCTGCATTGCTTTTAGTTGTTAAACCCCATCAATCAATCACCCGTATTTCCAGCATCATTATGAGAAAATTTTCATGTAAAAAGTATTTGTTCTTCAATCATCCAATCAGTATAAGGTTAGTTCCTCTCCATCGAAGCTACATTTTGACACAACAGTCATGTGAAGCATTGCCCATTCGTACTACTGTTGTATCTCAACATGACGAACAAGGATATAATGAATTATCGGAT comes from the Dermacentor variabilis isolate Ectoservices chromosome 2, ASM5094787v1, whole genome shotgun sequence genome and includes:
- the LOC142571755 gene encoding insulin-induced gene 1 protein-like isoform X1 → MTATRSLLWRVSFLFCVGVFFSMMLDFFQIQYRLSAFERNLIGSVFMSSPWWVPAICGTAAVSVGLLYPCLDHKLGEETIPHHWSDVMKCVALFVGINQASAKIELQSDWQPALSLVLLSVSLWWLCDRTQGGFGLSILTALVATLVAHFLVYYRIGRCSEKDLAFVRSWLPCVFFSGGITVGNIGRLLALLLSEWGTLLLQGETSDEPLASKKHQE
- the LOC142571755 gene encoding insulin-induced gene 1 protein-like isoform X2, translating into MTATRSLLWRVSFLFCVGVFFSMMLDFFQIQYRLSAFERNLIGSVFMSSPWWVPAICGTAAVSVGLLYPCLDHKLGEETIPHHWSDVMKCVALFVGINQASAKIELQSDWQPALSLVLLSVSLWWLCDRTQGGFGLSILTALVATLVAHFLVYYRIGRCSEKDLAFVRSWLPCVFFSGGITVGNIGRLLALGETSDEPLASKKHQE